From the genome of Bartonella sp. M0283:
ACGCAGCATACAGCTTAAGGATGGGGTTAGACTATTTCAACAAAGAATGAAATAAGGTTCACAAGAAAAGCCTTTTATTTACGGAATCCTATCATGCAACTTCCTGCCAATTTGAGAAGCGCACTCGACGAGCTTTTCGGACAGACAAATCCGTCCGACCTCGAAAAAGCCTCAAGCCGGCTTACCCGCCGTTATCGCGATGAAGTGCTGGACGGGAAAATGCATATTGGCGATAAAAATGCGGCTCTCGGCTATATTGCAGCGCGCTTTCCGGCAACCTATGGCGCGGTTTATTCCGCACTTGATGAAGTGGCCGATATGTGCCCTTCCTTTTTGCCGTCAAGCCAGCTTGATGTCGGGGCAGGGCCGGGGACTGCCGTTTTTGCTGCAAGCAGAATTTTTCCGTCTCTTAAAAAGGCAACGCTTGTCGAGCAAAGCAATGACATTATCGCTATTGGCAAGCAATTGTTTTCCCGTTTGAATGACGAAGAAGAACCCTATATTTCCGCCGGACAATCCGACGAATTGTCCCGCGGAGCTTCTTCTGAAAACGATTGTCAAACCACCTTTTCAACCAATTGGCAAAAAACCGATATTTCAGCGCTTTCCGGTGAAAAATTGTCGAATGCCGATCTTGTCACGGCTAGTTACGTACTTGACGAGCTTCAAGAAAAAACACAGGATTTTCTGGTCGACAGACTTTGGGAAAAAACCCTTGG
Proteins encoded in this window:
- a CDS encoding small ribosomal subunit Rsm22 family protein, with translation MQLPANLRSALDELFGQTNPSDLEKASSRLTRRYRDEVLDGKMHIGDKNAALGYIAARFPATYGAVYSALDEVADMCPSFLPSSQLDVGAGPGTAVFAASRIFPSLKKATLVEQSNDIIAIGKQLFSRLNDEEEPYISAGQSDELSRGASSENDCQTTFSTNWQKTDISALSGEKLSNADLVTASYVLDELQEKTQDFLVDRLWEKTLGVLLLVEPGTPAGFKRLMRQRQRLLEQSAHILAPCPHELACPVQSPDWCHFSVRVERSRMHKLAKQAVVPFEDEKYCYLAVTEKKTDVQYCRILSRPQRSSGRIDISLCLPNGEKNTEISTKKNKTLFSRMRRLEWGSRFENIKP